In Niallia sp. FSL W8-0635, one genomic interval encodes:
- the folP gene encoding dihydropteroate synthase produces MINKIECGPYTLDFEKKTKVMGILNVNPDSFSDGGKYNKIEAALSRARQMVEDGADIIDIGGESTRPGYTEISVEEELERVIPIIERLTREVNVPLSIDTYKGEVARQSLQAGAHIINDIWGAKRDLRMAKVAAEFQAPIILMHNRNNLDYNSFLDDVVADLQESVDIAKAAGVPNDKIILDPGIGFAKDLNRNLEMMRGLDKLVDMRYPVLLATSRKSLIGNVLNLPVTERMEGTGATICYGIQKGCHIIRVHDVKEMTRMTRMMDALMGKGEYSG; encoded by the coding sequence ATGATAAATAAAATAGAGTGTGGTCCATACACATTGGATTTTGAAAAAAAAACAAAGGTGATGGGGATTTTAAATGTAAATCCTGATTCCTTTTCCGATGGAGGGAAATATAACAAAATAGAAGCGGCGTTAAGTCGCGCTCGCCAGATGGTAGAGGACGGAGCGGATATTATTGATATTGGTGGGGAGTCTACAAGACCTGGTTATACTGAAATTTCGGTAGAAGAAGAATTGGAACGAGTAATTCCGATTATTGAGCGATTAACGAGAGAGGTAAATGTTCCTTTATCGATCGATACATATAAAGGAGAAGTAGCAAGGCAGTCGTTGCAAGCGGGTGCGCATATTATCAATGATATATGGGGAGCGAAAAGAGACCTTAGAATGGCAAAAGTTGCAGCAGAATTTCAAGCTCCAATTATTTTAATGCATAACAGGAATAATCTTGACTACAATTCCTTTTTAGATGATGTAGTAGCTGATTTACAGGAAAGTGTTGATATTGCAAAAGCAGCTGGAGTCCCTAATGATAAAATCATTCTTGATCCAGGTATTGGCTTTGCAAAGGATTTAAACAGAAACTTAGAAATGATGCGCGGGTTAGATAAGCTTGTAGATATGAGGTATCCTGTGCTGCTTGCAACTTCAAGAAAATCATTGATTGGCAATGTGTTAAATTTACCTGTAACGGAACGAATGGAAGGAACGGGGGCTACTATTTGCTACGGTATTCAAAAAGGATGTCATATTATTCGTGTCCATGATGTGAAAGAAATGACTAGAATGACGCGTATGATGGATGCTTTAATGGGAAAGGGAGAATACAGTGGATAA
- the folB gene encoding dihydroneopterin aldolase → MDKIMLNQMEFYGYHGVFREENKLGQRFIVDLQAEVDLAKAGETDDLQYSVNYGELFFDVKEIVEGKPYQLIEAVAENIAKKLLVSYSLIESITVRIIKPDPPIPGHYKSVAVEITRSRKG, encoded by the coding sequence GTGGATAAGATAATGTTAAATCAAATGGAATTCTATGGATATCATGGGGTTTTTAGAGAAGAGAATAAGTTAGGCCAGCGCTTTATCGTAGATTTACAAGCAGAAGTAGATTTAGCAAAGGCTGGAGAAACAGATGACTTACAATATTCGGTTAATTATGGCGAGCTTTTCTTTGATGTGAAGGAGATTGTTGAAGGAAAGCCTTATCAATTAATTGAAGCAGTTGCAGAAAATATCGCTAAGAAGCTTTTGGTATCTTATTCCCTCATTGAAAGCATAACGGTTCGTATTATTAAACCAGATCCTCCGATTCCAGGTCATTATAAATCGGTTGCTGTGGAAATTACGAGGAGCCGAAAAGGATGA
- the folK gene encoding 2-amino-4-hydroxy-6-hydroxymethyldihydropteridine diphosphokinase: MNNVYLSLGSNIGNRFEYLCEAVQMLRNHSQIKVVNISSVYETDPVGYEEQSLFLNIVVQIETSLNPYSILEECQSIEHELGRKRIIRWGPRTIDLDILLYNHENIVSDKLIIPHPRIEERAFVLVPLIEIAPDIKLPNKSMLLKESLKLLPDREGVRVWKQQKNGEDVFELFES; encoded by the coding sequence ATGAATAATGTTTATTTATCATTAGGATCAAATATAGGCAATCGATTTGAATACTTATGTGAGGCTGTACAAATGCTTCGTAATCATAGTCAAATAAAAGTGGTAAATATTTCATCTGTTTATGAGACTGATCCAGTCGGATATGAGGAACAATCACTATTTTTGAATATTGTCGTACAGATTGAAACATCATTAAATCCTTATTCTATATTAGAGGAATGCCAAAGTATCGAACATGAGCTTGGGAGAAAAAGGATAATTCGGTGGGGACCCAGAACAATAGACCTTGACATTTTATTGTATAATCACGAAAATATAGTATCAGATAAGCTAATAATTCCACATCCAAGAATAGAAGAGCGAGCATTTGTTTTAGTTCCGTTAATAGAAATTGCTCCAGACATAAAGTTACCAAATAAATCAATGCTTTTAAAAGAAAGTTTGAAGCTTTTGCCAGATAGAGAAGGAGTAAGGGTATGGAAACAACAGAAAAATGGGGAAGACGTATTCGAGCTTTTCGAAAGCTAA
- a CDS encoding helix-turn-helix domain-containing protein: protein METTEKWGRRIRAFRKLKGYTQESLAKELLVSVSILGEIERGNRMPSEEMIDSIVGVLKITREELDPYQSK from the coding sequence ATGGAAACAACAGAAAAATGGGGAAGACGTATTCGAGCTTTTCGAAAGCTAAAAGGATATACACAGGAAAGTCTAGCGAAAGAGCTACTTGTTTCTGTTTCTATTTTAGGGGAGATCGAGCGAGGTAATCGTATGCCTTCAGAAGAGATGATTGATTCTATTGTAGGTGTTCTAAAGATAACAAGGGAAGAATTAGATCCATATCAAAGTAAATAA
- the dusB gene encoding tRNA dihydrouridine synthase DusB yields MFKIGNVEISNRVVLAPMAGISNSAFRLTVKEFGAGLVCAEMISDKGIVLKNKKTMDMLYIDERENPLSLQIFGGEKETLVEAAQFVDKNTNADIIDINMGCPVPKITKCDAGARWLLDPDKIYDMVSAVVENVDKPVTVKMRMGWDEDHIYAVRNAQAVESAGGAAVALHGRTRVQLYEGTANWDIIREVKQSINIPLMGNGDVKTPQDAKRMLEETGCDGVMIGRAALGNPWMIYSTVKYLETGELVGDPSAREKIDVCLLHLDRLISLKGEYVAVREMRKHAAWYLKGIKGNAKARTAINQCETREQLATVLNALVLEVEAREQSEIQVG; encoded by the coding sequence TTGTTTAAAATAGGAAATGTTGAAATAAGCAACCGTGTTGTGCTTGCACCAATGGCAGGAATTTCGAATTCTGCATTTCGTTTAACAGTGAAAGAATTTGGGGCAGGTCTTGTTTGTGCGGAGATGATAAGTGATAAAGGGATTGTTTTAAAGAATAAGAAAACAATGGACATGCTTTATATAGATGAACGCGAAAATCCATTGAGCTTACAGATCTTTGGTGGAGAAAAAGAAACGTTAGTGGAAGCAGCGCAATTTGTTGATAAGAATACCAATGCTGATATTATTGATATAAACATGGGGTGTCCCGTGCCGAAGATTACAAAATGTGATGCAGGAGCTAGATGGTTATTAGATCCAGACAAAATCTATGATATGGTTTCAGCTGTTGTAGAAAATGTGGACAAACCTGTAACGGTTAAAATGCGTATGGGATGGGATGAAGACCATATTTATGCAGTAAGAAATGCACAAGCGGTTGAAAGTGCTGGTGGAGCGGCTGTTGCGTTACATGGTCGAACACGAGTTCAATTATATGAAGGAACAGCAAATTGGGATATTATCCGTGAAGTAAAACAATCGATCAATATTCCTTTAATGGGAAATGGAGATGTAAAAACACCGCAGGATGCAAAAAGGATGTTAGAAGAAACAGGCTGTGATGGTGTAATGATTGGGAGAGCTGCACTCGGAAATCCGTGGATGATTTATAGCACGGTTAAGTATTTAGAAACAGGTGAACTAGTAGGCGATCCATCTGCTCGTGAAAAAATAGATGTATGCTTACTTCATCTGGATCGATTAATCAGCTTAAAGGGTGAGTATGTAGCAGTTAGAGAAATGCGTAAACACGCTGCGTGGTACTTAAAGGGGATTAAAGGAAACGCAAAAGCAAGAACAGCGATTAATCAATGTGAAACAAGAGAACAGTTAGCAACAGTATTAAATGCGCTTGTACTTGAAGTAGAAGCTAGAGAGCAATCCGAAATCCAAGTAGGTTAA
- the lysS gene encoding lysine--tRNA ligase gives MSHEELNLNDQLLVRRNKMNELREQGIDPFGKRFDRTHLSEALKNQYESLEKEELEEKNITVTIAGRVMTKRGKGKAGFAHIQDLEGQIQLYVRKDNVGEEQYAIFNSVDLGDIVGVEGVLFKTNVGELSIKVKDFTLLTKALRPLPDKFHGLKDIEQRYRQRYLDLISSEESKHTFILRSKIIQSMRRYLDSHGYLEVETPMMHSIAGGASARPFITHHNALDMPLYMRIAIELHLKRLIVGGLEKVYEIGRVFRNEGVSTRHNPEFTMIELYEAYADYRDIMSLTENLVAHIAQEIYGSTTVAYGDYQVDLKPEWTRLHMVDAIKQYTGVDFWPEMSVEEARKLAKENNIEINDNMTYGHIVNEFFEQRVEEKLIQPTFIYGHPLEISPLAKKNEEDPRFTDRFELFIVGREHANAFTELNDPIDQRERFEAQLKEREQGNDEAHLMDEDFVEALEYGMPPTGGLGIGIDRLVMLLTNSPSIRDVLLFPLMRHR, from the coding sequence ATGAGTCATGAAGAATTAAACTTAAATGACCAATTACTAGTTAGACGTAACAAAATGAATGAGTTACGCGAACAAGGAATAGATCCGTTTGGTAAACGTTTTGATAGAACTCATTTATCAGAAGCGTTAAAAAATCAATATGAATCTCTAGAGAAAGAAGAACTAGAGGAAAAAAATATTACTGTTACAATTGCTGGTAGAGTAATGACGAAAAGAGGAAAAGGAAAAGCTGGATTTGCTCATATCCAAGATCTTGAAGGGCAGATTCAATTGTATGTTCGTAAAGACAATGTAGGGGAAGAGCAATATGCTATTTTTAACTCTGTAGATTTAGGAGATATCGTTGGTGTTGAAGGCGTGTTATTTAAAACAAATGTAGGGGAACTTTCCATTAAAGTAAAAGATTTTACTTTGCTTACAAAAGCGTTGCGCCCATTACCTGATAAATTCCATGGTTTAAAAGACATTGAGCAACGCTACCGTCAACGTTATTTAGACTTAATTTCGAGTGAAGAAAGCAAACATACATTTATTCTGCGTAGTAAAATCATTCAATCAATGCGTCGATATTTAGACAGTCACGGTTATCTAGAAGTAGAAACACCGATGATGCATTCCATTGCAGGAGGAGCATCTGCGCGTCCGTTTATTACCCATCATAATGCGTTAGATATGCCGTTATATATGCGTATTGCTATTGAGCTTCACCTTAAAAGATTAATAGTTGGTGGATTAGAAAAAGTATATGAAATTGGTCGTGTATTCCGTAATGAAGGTGTATCAACAAGACATAATCCAGAATTTACGATGATTGAACTTTACGAAGCTTATGCTGATTATCGTGATATTATGAGTCTTACAGAAAATTTAGTAGCCCATATCGCGCAAGAAATCTATGGTTCAACTACAGTAGCTTATGGAGATTATCAAGTTGATTTGAAGCCAGAATGGACAAGACTTCATATGGTAGATGCGATCAAGCAATACACAGGCGTAGATTTCTGGCCTGAGATGAGTGTGGAAGAGGCTAGAAAATTAGCAAAAGAAAATAATATAGAAATCAATGATAATATGACATATGGTCATATTGTTAATGAATTCTTCGAGCAAAGAGTAGAAGAGAAATTAATTCAGCCAACATTTATTTATGGACATCCGTTAGAAATTTCGCCATTAGCGAAGAAAAACGAGGAAGATCCTCGTTTTACCGATCGATTTGAACTATTCATCGTAGGAAGAGAGCATGCGAATGCCTTTACTGAATTAAATGATCCAATCGATCAAAGAGAAAGATTTGAAGCACAATTAAAAGAGCGTGAGCAAGGAAATGATGAAGCGCATTTAATGGACGAGGATTTTGTAGAGGCTTTAGAATACGGTATGCCTCCTACAGGCGGATTAGGAATTGGTATTGACCGTTTGGTTATGCTGTTAACAAATTCTCCATCTATTAGAGATGTATTATTATTCCCATTGATGAGACATCGTTAA